The region CCCTTATGAGCGAGAGCGCCTTCGCCGATCGCATTGTGCAGAACCTGCTCGACACTGACTTCTACAAACTGAGCATGATGCAGGCGGTGCTGCACAACTATCCCAACGTCGAGGTGGAGTGGGAGTTTCGCTGCCGCAACGGCGAAGACCTGCGCCCTTATCTGGCGCAGATCCGTGAGCAGATCGACCAGTTGTGCGAGCTGAGCCTGGCCAATGGTCAACTGGGATTTCTTGAGCAGATCAACTTCATCAAGCCGGACTTCCTGCGTTTCCTTGGCCTGTTTCGCTTCAATTTGCGTTATCTGCACCTGGGCATCGAGAACGACCAGTTGTACCTGCGCATCCGCGGCCCCTGGCTGCATGTAATCCTCTTCGAAGTGCCCTTGCTGGCGATCATCAGTGAAGTGCGCAACCGTCAGCGTCACCCGTTGGTCAAGCTGAGCGAAGCGCGCGACCAGCTGTACCGCAAATTCGACTGGCTCAGGGCCCATGCCAGCAGCGATGAACTGGCCGAGTTGCAGGTAGCCGACTTCGGCACCCGCCGACGCTTCTCCTACAAGGTTCAGGAAGAAGTGGTAAGGGTGCTGAAGGAAGACTTCCCTGCGCGTTTCGTTGGCACCAGTAACGTTCACCTGGCACGAAAACTGGATATCAAGCCCCTGGGGACCATGGCCCATGAATGGATCATGGCCCATCAGCAACTGGGGCCTCGACTGATCGACAGCCAGATCGCCGCCCTCGACTGCTGGGTGCGTGAGTACCGCGGCCTGCTTGGCATCGCCCTGACCGACTGCATCACCATGGATGCTTTTTTGGGCGACTTCGATCTGTTCTTCGCCAAGCTGTTCGACGGTCTGCGCCATGACTCGGGCGACCCGGTGCTTTGGGCGGAAAAGGCCATCGCTCACTACCGCAAGCTGGGTATCGACCCGATGACCAAGACCCTGGTGTTTTCCGATGGCCTGAACCTGACCAAGTCACTGGAAATCTTCCGTGCCCTGCGCGGTCGGATCAATGTCAGCTTTGGCATTGGTACCAACCTGACCTGTGACATTCCAGGGGTGGCGCCGATGAGCATCGTGCTTAAAATGACCGACTGCAACGGCCAGCCTGTCGCCAAGATTTCCGACGAGGCAGCCAAGACCCAATGCCGCGACGAAAATTTCGTCGCTTACCTGCGCCATGTCTTCAAAGTGCCCAAGGAGTAATTCATGCAAGCCGTCCAGCGAGAGATCGCGCAAGCGCTCAAGGTCCAGCCGCCATTCGCCGACCGCGCCGCGCTCGATGCCGAAGTGGCCCGGCGCGTGGCATTCATCAAGCAATGCTTGAACAACGCACGGATGAAGACCCTGGTCCTGGGCATCAGTGGTGGTGTCGACTCGCTGACTGCAGCACTGTTGGCGCAACGGGCCATCAATGAGCTGCGCAGCGAAACCGGCGACCCGGCCTATTGCTTCATCGCTGTGCGGCTGCCCTACCACGTGCAGCAGGATGAACACGACGCCCAGGCTTGCCTGGATGTGATCAAGCCGGACGAGCTGCACACGGTGAACATCGCCCCAGCGGTACAGGCGCTGGCCAAAGAGGTGCAGGCGCTGGAAAACGGCAAGCCGGCGATGGTCGACTTCGTGGTTGGCAACACCAAGGCACGCATGCGTATGGTCGCTCAGTACACCATCGCCGGCGCTCGCCAGGGCCTGGTGATCGGCACCGACCATGCCGCCGAAGCGGTGATGGGTTTCTTTACCAAGTTTGGCGATGGATCCTGCGACCTGGCCCCGTTGAGCGGCCTGGTAAAAAACCAGGTACGGGCAATCGCCCGCAGCTTTGGCGCTCCGGAGTCACTGGTAGAGAAAGTGCCCACTGCTGATTTGGAAGACCTGGCCCCGGGTAAACCGGACGAAGCTTCTCATGGTGTTACCTATGAGCAGATTGATGCGTTTCTGCACGGAGAACCCGTGAGCGAAGAAGCCTTCGAGATTATCAAGGGCACCTACGAGAAGACCCAGCACAAGCGCGAAATGCCATTCGCGCCTTGATGAAAGCATCGCGGGGCAAGCACGCTCCTACAGTTTGTCTGTAGGAGCATGATTGCCCAGCGATTTCAAAGGTAACGCGTTACTTCAGAGTAACGGTGCCTTTCATCATCGAGATGTGGCCTGGGAACGAGCAGAAGAAGCCGTACTTCTCACCCGCTGCCAGTTTCGACACGTCGAAAGTAACCGAGTCTTTCTCGCCCGCACCAATGACTTTGGTGTGAGCGATAACACGTGCATCACCGTCTTTCAGGTATTGCTTGTCGATACCAGCCGACAGGCCATCGGTAGCAATTGGCTGCATGTCAGCTTCTTTGCTGATCACCAGGTTGTGGCCCATGACGTTCTTCGGCAGCGAGCCGGAGTGAGTCAGTTCAACGGTGAAAGTCTTGCAGCTTTTGTCGATGGCGATGTCTTTGGTGTTGAAGGACATCTGGTCGGTGGAGTCGACGGTAACCTTACACTCAGCGGCAAACACCTGAGTGCTGGCCAGAGTCAGCAAAGATACAGCTACAACTTTGGCAAACATCGTGAATCTCCTTGGCAGGGTTTTGATCAGTTTGCAGACTGCCTGAATCACTTCATCCCTTCCCTGATATGAATCAAGAGGCCGGAGAAGCGCCGGACAGTAGATTTGTTCTATGGATTGTATACAGCCAATCAAAGTGCACATCATGCGCCATTCCGGGACGATGAAACAACCTCTCATTCAGGAGTAGAAGCCATGTCCCTCAACAGCTTGATGAACAGCTTGCTCGCCGCTTATGCCTGCGGTGCCAGTGGCGCCACTTGCGAGTTCTGTCGTTCCGAATAAGATCCGCCCTTGGAAGCGGCGGGTATGCGCCTTACTCTCTGTGTGCTTGTTATCGGAGAGATGAAATGCCTGTACGTTCCATTTGCGTATTCTGTGGCGCCAGCACCGGCGTCAACCCTGCCTACCGCGATGCAGCCATCGCCCTTGGCCAGACCATCGCCCAGCGTGGCCTCACCCTGGTTTACGGCGGCGGTGCCGTCGGCCTGATGGGGATCGTGGCTGACGCGGCCATGGCCGCTGGCGGTGAAGTTATCGGGATAATCCCGCAGGCTCTGAAAAGCGCCGAGATCGGCCATACCGGGTTGACCCGCCTGGAAGTCGTCGACGGTATGCATGCGCGCAAGGCACGCATGGCTGAACTGAGCGACGCATTCGTCGCCCTGCCCGGCGGCCTGGGCACCCTGGAAGAGTTGTTTGAAGTCTGGACCTGGGGCCAACTGGGTTACCACGCCAAGCCCCTGGGGCTGCTCGATGTCAACGGTTTCTACAGCAAACTTGGCAGCTTCCTCGACCATGTGGTGGAAGAAGGCTTTGTGCGCCCACAACATCGGGCCATGCTGCAACTTGCCGACGCCCCTGGCGAACTACTCGACGCCATGGAAAACTTCCAGGCGCCGGTCGCCCCTAAATGGGTAGACAAAAAGCCTGACTAAGCCTGGGCGCCTTCCAATGGCATCACCGTAACCTGCACCTGCGGATCATGCGTGCCGCCGCCGAGAATCACGCCACGCAGCGGTGACACATCAAAGAAGTCCCGGCCCCAGGCCAAGGTGATGTGCTCCAGCGCAGGCAGCAGGTTGTTGGTTGGGTCAAAGTCGACCCAGCCCTGGATTGGACAAAATACCGAGACCCACGCGTGCGAGGCGTCAGCCCCCACCAGGCGCGGTTGCCCAGGCGGCGGTCGAGTCAGCAGATAGCCACTGACATAGCGCGCCGCCAGCCCCCTTGAACGCAGGCAGGCAAGCATCAGGTGAGCAAAGTCCTGGCAAACGCCCCGCCTGCGCTCAAGCACTTGCTCCAACGGCGTAGCGACCTGGGTCGCGCCGGCCTCGAAGGTGAACTCGCTGAAGATTTTTTCCATTAATGCCTGGGAGCCCGCGAGCAAAGGTCGGCCTGGGGCAAAGCACGATGCGCTGAAAGCAACGAAACGCTGCTTCAGACGCACGTAGGGCGATTCAAAACGGTAGCGACAAGCCTGCAGATGCTCGCTCGACAGCGGCTTGCTGGTATAGCTCAGTGCATCACGAACCTGCTCCCACGCCGGTGAAACACTCAATTGTGGAGCGCTTCGCGGCAACACCTCGACATGCAAGCGCGCGACCACACGCAACTGCTCATGCTGGCGTTCAAAGGCCAGGCGCGTAAGCGGATTTCCGAACACATCCCATTCGTCCCGTCGCTGGGTCGGCTCGGGGCTGATCTGGAGCACCTGCTCCGTACAACGCTGCCAGGCACAAGGCCGTGGCCATAGGTGAGCCAACTGCTGGGCAAGGGACACCGGACTGTCATAGCGATAATGGGTGTCGTGAACAACATGATAACGCGCACTCATCAGACCGACACCGTTTGCTGACTGACATCGTCGACATGAGCGAAGTGGCGCAGGGCCAAGCGCTCGGAAATACCGCTGCTGGCTGCAGCGACCGATTGCAACAGGTCGGCCAATCCAGTCAACACCGCATGAACACTCGCGCTGCCAAACAACGAGGTCTCGAGGTTGCGCAAGTCGAACTGTTTGAGCTGCTGAGCCAGCAACGCCAGGCCCGGATCAACGGGGCTGGCGAACGCTTCGCACAAGCGTCGGTAGGTACGCACCAGTAGGTTGAGCTGGAACATCACGGCGTGCGGGTTCTGTTCATCCAGCAGCAAAAGGTCGAGCACTGGAATCAGTTGTGCGACCGCCAAATAACGTGAGCGATAGGTAATGCTGCTGTTTCCCAATTCCAGCAGCCACTCAAGCCCAGCCTGATCGTATACCGCCGGCCCGCGCAGGAAAGCTGCCAGGCTGCTGCACAGTGACTGCAGGCGTTCGATGCGCCGACCAATCATCAAAAAGCGCCAGCCTTCGTCGCGGGTCATGTCATCCAGGGCAAAGCCCGACAGCGCCGCCATCGACATGACCAGGCGGTTGAGAAAATCCACCTGTTCCCCAAGGCCCGCCGTGTCATCGCCAAGGCTCTGCGCCTCGCGTTGCAACTCCACCAACGCCTGCCAGTTTTCCCGCGAAAGTTTGCCGCGCACCTGTGACGCTGCCCAGTGCAAGCGCTGCAGGTTATTACTGAGGCTGAAGGCCCAGTCCTGGCCGGCCAAAGCGGCGCGCAAACGCTCGAGCAGCCTGCCCTCGGGCGGCAGCAACGAACGTTCACCCGCCAGCGTCACCGCGGCCTGCAGGGCCAGGGGATCGTCGCCATCGAGATACCGGGTAAGGATGATCCGCAGCAAACGCGCACTGGCATCGCAGCGCTCGCAATACCGTCCGAACCAGAACAGGTTTTCTACTACGCGTGACGGCAGGTACGGGTCTTGCCGCACCAGCTCAGCCACGCCAAGCGTCTGCGCGCTCCGCCACGGCTCATCGACAGGTGCCGTGTCCCCCAACACCCAGATATCTTTGCTGGCGCCTCCACGCTGCATCGACACCACTTCAGCGTCTGCCAGCGCGGCCACTCGGGTAAGGCCGCCCGGCAAGACCCGGTATCCCTCAGCCGTTGACACTGCATAGACCCGCATACCAATGGCCCGTGACCGCAATTGACCTTGGTCCTGCTGCCATACCGGCGCTTGTGACAATTGCGCCAGTTGCTGAGCTACATAGGCATAAGGGCGCGCCTGAATCCGCTGGCGAAGCGCCTGACGCTCGGCCTCGTTCAGCCCACGACCCAATACTGGATTGAAGCGCTGTGAAGGAAAGGCAGGTTTTACCAACAACTGCGGGAGCTGCTCCAGTGCTTGCGCCATCACCGCAGGTTCGCCGCACCACCACGTGGCTATCGATGGCAAGCTGAGTTCCTCGGCAAACAGATGTTGGTTGATGGCTGGTAAAAAGCCCAGCAAACCAGGCGATTCCAACACCCCGGAACCCAGTGCGTTGGCTACCAGAACACGACCCTGACGCACCGCATCGAGCAATCCGGGAACGCCGAGTGCCGAGTCAGTACGCAGCTCCAGCGGATCGCAAAAATCGTCGTCCAGACGACGCATGATTGCATGAACCCGGCGTAATCCGCTGAGCGTCTTGAGAAAGACCGTGGCGTTGCGCACGGTCAAGTCTGCACCCTCTACCAGCGGGTAGCCCAATTGGCGGGCAAGGTACAAATGCTCAAAATAGCTTTCGTTGAAACGGCCCGGCGTTAGCAAGACGACCAGTGGCACCTCCTTCTCGCTGGGTGCCAGGCGCACCAGCGTGTGCTGCAATGCAGCGAAAAAGCCTGCCAGATGCTGAACCCGCAGGTCGCGATACAACTCAGGCAGCGCGCGGGAAACGATGGTCCGATTTTCCAGTGCATAACCCGCGCCGGATGGTGCTTGGGTACGGTCAGCCGTGACCCACCATCGACCATCCGGTGCCCTCGCCAGATCCACCGCGTAGACATGCAGAAAGGTCCCACCGGGCGGGCTGATTCCTTGGCAGGGCCAGAGGAAATTGTTGTGCCCATAGATCAGCTCGCTTGGCAGCAACCCGTTGCGGATCAGCTGTTGCTGACCATAAACGTCGGCCAGAACCGCATTGAGCAGACGTGCGCGCTGGACGATGCCCGAGGCCAACGCCTGCCACTCGGAGGCAGGAATCAGGTGCGGCAACAAATCCAGTTCCCAAGGACGGTCGGCGCCTTGGGGATCGGCATAAATACTGTGAGTGACGCCGTTTTCGCGGAGTTGGCGAGTCAGTGACGCTTGTCGCTGGGTCAACTGTGCCGGGCCGCTACGCTGCAGGTAATCACACACTGGCTGCCAGTGACCACGGACTTTGCCTTGGTCATCGAGCATTTCGTGGTAAGCACCCGGGATTGGCCGGTAGGCATCAAACAAGTCAGGCATGGCGTCGATCGAGGTCTGCAAGTCGATTCAGAGAGCGGAACCGCGCAAGACATGTGCCATATGGCCAAGTCAGTGAATTCCGGCCTGCAACTCATTCAGGTGCACCAAAAGCGCACCGCAGAGAGGCTGCCGTGCAAGCGTTGCACAGATTCGAGGCTTTTCCAGAAAAAACTGCAGGGGAGCGGCGTGATCCGGCCCCCTTTTTTTCAGGGTGCGCTGGCCTCATCGCGGGGCAAGCCCGCTCCCATTGCCAGGGAATTGCTAACTAGCGTGGCACGGCCGGTTGGCGGGCAGGTTTCTTACCGCCTTTACCGCCTTTGGCTGCTTCTTTACGCTCTTTGGCAGCCTGCTGGTTGCGGGCAAATGCCGCTGCCTTGGCTTGCTCGCGCTTGTCCCACGGATTGGAGCCGTCGCTTGCGCGAGGCGGCAAGCCCGTGTGCTGGGTCAGGATCTTCTGATCCTTGGCCACTTTGTGGCTACCCGCTGGCGTGGAGTTCTTGCGTCGAGCACTCTGGTAGCTGTCAGTCGACGGCTGGTGCAGCGGAATCAGCTGATGCTTGCCAGAACCAATCAAGTCGGCACGCCCCATGCGCTCCAGTGCCTCACGCAGCATCGGCCAGCCTTTCGGGTCGTGGTAACGCAGGAACGCCTTGTGCAGGCGACGCTGCTGCTCACTCTTGACGATGGTTACCGGGTCACTCTTGTACGTAACCTTGCGCAGCGGGTTCTTGCCGGAGTGGTACATGGCAGTGGCCGAGGCCATCGGCGACGGGTAGAACGCCTGCACCTGATCAGCACGGAAGCCATTACCCTTGAGCCACAAGGCAAGGTTAATCATGTCTTCGTCGGTGGTACCCGGATGCGCGGCGATGAAGTACGGGATCAGGTACTGTTCTTTACCTGCTTCTTTGGAGTACTTCTCGAACATGCGCTTGAAGCGGTCGTAGCTGCCAATACCCGGCTTCATCATCTGATTCAGCGGGCCTTCCTCAGTGTGCTCCGGGGCAATTTTCAGGTAGCCGCCAACGTGGTGGGTCACCAGTTCCTTGACGTACTCCGGCGATTCCACCGCCAGGTCGTAACGCAGGCCGGAAGCGATGAGGATCTTTTTCACCCCAGGCAGTTCACGTGCGCTGCGATACAGCTTGATCAGGGCCGAGTGGTCGGTGTTCAGGTTCGGGCAGATACCCGGGAACACGCACGACGGCTTGCGGCACGCCGATTCGATCTCGGGGCTCTTGCAGGCAATACGGTACATGTTCGCGGTAGGGCCACCGAGGTCGGAAATGACACCGGTAAAACCTGGAACCTTGTCGCGAATTTCTTCGATTTCACGAATGATCGAATCGTGGGATCGGTTCTGGATGATGCGTCCTTCGTGTTCGGTGATCGAGCAGAAGGTGCAGCCGCCGAAGCAGCCGCGCATGATGTTCACCGAGAAACGGATCATGTCGTAAGCCGGGATCTTCTCCTTGCCGTACGCCGGGTGCGGGATGCGCGCATAGGGCATGCCGAACACGTAGTCCATCTCTTCGGTGGTCATCGGAATGGGCGGCGGGTTGAACCATACGTCAACCTCCCCGTGCTTCTGTACCAGCGCGCGGGCGTTGCCCGGGTTGGTCTCCAGGTGCAACACCCGGTTGGCGTGAGCATAGAGCACGGCGTCAGCACGGACTTTCTCGAACGATGGCAGGCGAATGACCGTTTTGTCACGGGTCATGCGCGGGCTGTCCAGAATCTGTACGACCCTGGCTTCGTTGGGATCTTCGTCCGGGCCTTTTTCCTGCTCGATGGCGCAGGCCTGGGTGTCCTGGGTGTTCACGTACGGGTTGATGATCTTGTCGATCTTACCCGGACGGTCGATACGCGTGGAGTCGACTTCGAACCAGCCTTGCGGCGTGTCGCGTCGAATGAAAGCCGTGCCACGAATATCAGTGATGTCTTCGATCTTCTGGCCAAAAGACAGGCGCTGGGCGACTTCCACGATGGCGCGCTCGGCGTTGCCGTACAGCAGGATATCGGCACAGGCGTCGATCAGGATCGAATGACGAACCTTGTCCTGCCAGTAGTCGTAGTGCGCGATACGGCGCAGGGAAGCTTCGATACCACCCAGCACGATAGGTACATGCTTGTAGGCTTCCTTGCAGCGCTGGCTGTAGACCAGGCTCGCGCGGTCCGGACGCTTGCCGGCCAGGCCGCCTGGCGTGTAGGCGTCGTCGGAGCGAATCTTTTTATCGGCGGTGTAGCGGTTGATCATCGAGTCCATGTTGCCGGCCGCGACACCGAAAAACAGGTTCGGCTCACCAAGCTTCATGAAGTCGTCTTTGGACTGCCAGTTCGGCTGGGCAATGATGCCCACGCGAAAGCCTTGGGCTTCAAGCAGGCGGCCAATGATCGCCATGCCGAACGACGGATGATCGACGTAGGCATCACCGGTCACGATGATGATGTCGCAGGAATCCCAGCCGAGCTGATCCATCTCCTCCCTGCTCATTGGCAGGAACGGTGCTGGTCCGAAGCATTCGGCCCAGTACTTGGGATAGTCGAAAAGTGGTTTGGCTGCTTGCATGTCAGTGACCGGTGGCTAATCGATGAAAAATCGCGGGCGCGGAATATAGCACAAATTTTGACCAATTCCGACGTTAAAGGTCGGAATTGCTCGAATTGCCTTACTCGTCGTCGTCGAAGTTGTAACTACCCGGCGCCAGGTTCTCAAAGCGCGTGTACTTGCCGATGAAGGCCAGGCGAATAAAGCCGATCGGCCCGTTCCGCTGCTTGCCGATGATGATTTCGGCGATGCCTTTATGCTCGGTTTCCGGGTGATAGACCTCATCACGGTATACGAACATGATGACGTCGGCGTCCTGCTCGATCGCACCCGATTCACGCAAGTCGGAGTTCACCGGGCGCTTGTTGGGCCGCTGTTCAAGGGAACGGTTGAGCTGCGACAGGGCCACGACCGGGCAATTGAATTCCTTGGCCAGGGCCTTGAGCGAGCGCGAGATCTCGGAAATCTCGTTGGTACGGTTGTCACCGCTGGAGCCTGGAATCTGCATCAATTGCAGGTAGTCGATCATGATCAGACCCACTTCACCATGTTCACGCACCAAGCGGCGGGTACGCGCACGCATCTCCGAAGGGCTGATGCCAGCGGTATCGTCAATGAACAGCTTACGGTCGTTTAGCAGATTGACCGCCGAGGTCAGGCGTGGCCAGTCATCGTCTTCCAACTGACCGGAACGCACCTTGGTCTGGTCGATGCGGCCCAACGACGACAGCATACGCATGATCAGCGATTCGCCTGGCATCTCCAGGGAGTAGACCAATACCGCCTTGTCGCTACGCAACACGGCGTTTTCGACCAGGTTCATGGCAAAGGTGGTCTTACCCATGGATGGACGACCCGCAACGATGATCAAGTCGGCTGGCTGCAAGCCGCTGGTCTTCTCGTCGAGGTCGGTATAGCCGGTGGACAGGCCGGTGATTGCGCTGTCGGTATTGAACAACGTATCGATTCGATCGATGGCCTTGGTCAGCAGTTCGTTGACGCCGACCGGTCCTCCGGTCTTGGGCCGTGCTTCAGCGATCTGGAAGATCTGCCGCTCGGCTTCGTCGAGAATCTCTTCGGCATTGCGACCCTGAGGGTTGAATGCACTGTCGGCGATCTCATTGCTGATACTGATCAGCTGACGCAGCGTTGCCCGTTCACGGATGATCGCCGCATAAGCCTTGATGTTGGCGACCGACGGGGTGTTCTTCGCCAGCTCGCCCAGATAACCCAGGCCACCGACCTGCGAACTCAAACCTTCCTTGTCCAGTTGCTCGTGCAGTGTCACCACATCGAAGGGGGCGTTCTGGTCGGCGAGCTTGTGAATGGCGCGGAAGATCAGGCGGTGGTCATGCCGGTAGAAATCGCCATCGGAAACTTGATCAAGCACTCGTTCCCAGGCGTTGTTGTCCAGCATCAGGCCACCGAGCACGGCCTGTTCGGCCTCGATGGAGTGCGGAGGCACCTTCAGGGCAGAGGTTTGCAGATCATATTGCTCGGGGGCGGTAATCTCGTTCATGGCCACGCAGGAATCAGGGTGATGAAAAAGACAAAGGGCACGACCTGCAAAGCAGGATCGTGCCCGATGTTAACCGGCTGACACTCAAGGTGCTAGCCGATTGGGACAGCTTAGGCTGCGACAACAACCACGCGAACGGTGGCTTCAACGTCGCTGTGCAGGTGCACGGCAACGTCGTATTCGCCGACGTTACGGATGGTGCCGTTCGGCAGACGAACTTCAGCTTTGGCCACTTCAACGCCGGAGGCGGTCAGGGCGTCAGCGATGTCGTGGGTGCCGATCGAACCGAACAGCTTGCCTTCGTCACCGGCGGTGGCAGTGATGGTCACTTCCAGCTCGGCCAGTTGGGCAGCACGGGTTTCAGCCGAAGCTTTTTTGTCTGCAGCCAGTTTTTCCAGCTCGGCACGACGCTCTTCGAACGCAGCCAGGTTGGCGGCGGTCGCAGCGGTAGCCTTGCCGAATGGCAGCAGGAAGTTACGACCGTAACCGGCCTTAACATTTACCTTGTCGCCCAGGTTGCCCAGGTTGGCGACTTTTTCCAGCAGGATCAGTTCCATTTGGTATAAACCTCTTAACTTTTAACCTTCACCGTTCGCGGAATCGTTGTCAGCACCTTTAGGGGGTGCCTTGCGACCGCGAAAATCAATCAGGCTGTCGACAATGGCCAAAACCACGAGCAACGGATAAGTCAGCTGCATAAACAGCAGGAGTGTCACGTACATCCCGACCAACCAGAACTTACCCAGTCGACCTTGCGCCACCAGCCCATGCATCAGGGCAAGCCCTGCGAACATCAGCGGTACGCTGCACAGCGGCGTCAACATCGCCAGTTCAGAACCGAAATTCGGCCCCACCAGCATGAGCACCACCAATACCAGCGTTGGCACCAGAGGAAGCCTGACCGCTTGAAACTCGCGACCAAAACCTCCCGGGTTATACAACACTGCCTGCCAGTAACGACCCAACATCAGGGCCAGCACACTGACGGCTTGCATCAATGCCGCTATCAGGCCAATGAGCACAGGTGCGATCAGGCTACCCAGGCGGGCCCGCTCTTCTACCGACAATTGTTGGTAGAGACCGTCGAGCATCTGCGGCAGGGCTTTTTCAAGCACGCCAGCCAGCGCTTCGATCGGTTCGCGGAACACCGAACCCAGAACAACCCCATACACCAGGCCCATCGCGATGCTGAACAACAGCACCCGGTTCCAGGACTGTCCGGCGCGCAACAGCGCAGCCAGACCCAGCGTACCCAGCAACACCATCAAGGTGCGCGGCTCGCCGAAGAACCACCACACCAATGCCGGCAATAATGCCCAGGCGAGGACTGCGGAGGCGTCCTTGAAACCGCGCCGCAGGAACACCAGGCTCCCAGCGGCGGCACTCAACCAGAACAACAGCGGCAACGCCGCACAACCCACCACCACCAGGGTGGCTTGCACGCGACCGCGCATGATGAAATCAGCTAAGGCACGCATGCATTCTATCCTTTGCTACCTGTCGACGACCCGGTCTCAGCGGCCGT is a window of Pseudomonas sp. DG56-2 DNA encoding:
- the pncB gene encoding nicotinate phosphoribosyltransferase translates to MSESAFADRIVQNLLDTDFYKLSMMQAVLHNYPNVEVEWEFRCRNGEDLRPYLAQIREQIDQLCELSLANGQLGFLEQINFIKPDFLRFLGLFRFNLRYLHLGIENDQLYLRIRGPWLHVILFEVPLLAIISEVRNRQRHPLVKLSEARDQLYRKFDWLRAHASSDELAELQVADFGTRRRFSYKVQEEVVRVLKEDFPARFVGTSNVHLARKLDIKPLGTMAHEWIMAHQQLGPRLIDSQIAALDCWVREYRGLLGIALTDCITMDAFLGDFDLFFAKLFDGLRHDSGDPVLWAEKAIAHYRKLGIDPMTKTLVFSDGLNLTKSLEIFRALRGRINVSFGIGTNLTCDIPGVAPMSIVLKMTDCNGQPVAKISDEAAKTQCRDENFVAYLRHVFKVPKE
- the nadE gene encoding ammonia-dependent NAD(+) synthetase, which codes for MQAVQREIAQALKVQPPFADRAALDAEVARRVAFIKQCLNNARMKTLVLGISGGVDSLTAALLAQRAINELRSETGDPAYCFIAVRLPYHVQQDEHDAQACLDVIKPDELHTVNIAPAVQALAKEVQALENGKPAMVDFVVGNTKARMRMVAQYTIAGARQGLVIGTDHAAEAVMGFFTKFGDGSCDLAPLSGLVKNQVRAIARSFGAPESLVEKVPTADLEDLAPGKPDEASHGVTYEQIDAFLHGEPVSEEAFEIIKGTYEKTQHKREMPFAP
- the azu gene encoding azurin, which encodes MFAKVVAVSLLTLASTQVFAAECKVTVDSTDQMSFNTKDIAIDKSCKTFTVELTHSGSLPKNVMGHNLVISKEADMQPIATDGLSAGIDKQYLKDGDARVIAHTKVIGAGEKDSVTFDVSKLAAGEKYGFFCSFPGHISMMKGTVTLK
- a CDS encoding TIGR00730 family Rossman fold protein, yielding MPVRSICVFCGASTGVNPAYRDAAIALGQTIAQRGLTLVYGGGAVGLMGIVADAAMAAGGEVIGIIPQALKSAEIGHTGLTRLEVVDGMHARKARMAELSDAFVALPGGLGTLEELFEVWTWGQLGYHAKPLGLLDVNGFYSKLGSFLDHVVEEGFVRPQHRAMLQLADAPGELLDAMENFQAPVAPKWVDKKPD
- a CDS encoding transglutaminase family protein, translating into MSARYHVVHDTHYRYDSPVSLAQQLAHLWPRPCAWQRCTEQVLQISPEPTQRRDEWDVFGNPLTRLAFERQHEQLRVVARLHVEVLPRSAPQLSVSPAWEQVRDALSYTSKPLSSEHLQACRYRFESPYVRLKQRFVAFSASCFAPGRPLLAGSQALMEKIFSEFTFEAGATQVATPLEQVLERRRGVCQDFAHLMLACLRSRGLAARYVSGYLLTRPPPGQPRLVGADASHAWVSVFCPIQGWVDFDPTNNLLPALEHITLAWGRDFFDVSPLRGVILGGGTHDPQVQVTVMPLEGAQA
- a CDS encoding circularly permuted type 2 ATP-grasp protein translates to MPDLFDAYRPIPGAYHEMLDDQGKVRGHWQPVCDYLQRSGPAQLTQRQASLTRQLRENGVTHSIYADPQGADRPWELDLLPHLIPASEWQALASGIVQRARLLNAVLADVYGQQQLIRNGLLPSELIYGHNNFLWPCQGISPPGGTFLHVYAVDLARAPDGRWWVTADRTQAPSGAGYALENRTIVSRALPELYRDLRVQHLAGFFAALQHTLVRLAPSEKEVPLVVLLTPGRFNESYFEHLYLARQLGYPLVEGADLTVRNATVFLKTLSGLRRVHAIMRRLDDDFCDPLELRTDSALGVPGLLDAVRQGRVLVANALGSGVLESPGLLGFLPAINQHLFAEELSLPSIATWWCGEPAVMAQALEQLPQLLVKPAFPSQRFNPVLGRGLNEAERQALRQRIQARPYAYVAQQLAQLSQAPVWQQDQGQLRSRAIGMRVYAVSTAEGYRVLPGGLTRVAALADAEVVSMQRGGASKDIWVLGDTAPVDEPWRSAQTLGVAELVRQDPYLPSRVVENLFWFGRYCERCDASARLLRIILTRYLDGDDPLALQAAVTLAGERSLLPPEGRLLERLRAALAGQDWAFSLSNNLQRLHWAASQVRGKLSRENWQALVELQREAQSLGDDTAGLGEQVDFLNRLVMSMAALSGFALDDMTRDEGWRFLMIGRRIERLQSLCSSLAAFLRGPAVYDQAGLEWLLELGNSSITYRSRYLAVAQLIPVLDLLLLDEQNPHAVMFQLNLLVRTYRRLCEAFASPVDPGLALLAQQLKQFDLRNLETSLFGSASVHAVLTGLADLLQSVAAASSGISERLALRHFAHVDDVSQQTVSV
- a CDS encoding YgiQ family radical SAM protein, which gives rise to MQAAKPLFDYPKYWAECFGPAPFLPMSREEMDQLGWDSCDIIIVTGDAYVDHPSFGMAIIGRLLEAQGFRVGIIAQPNWQSKDDFMKLGEPNLFFGVAAGNMDSMINRYTADKKIRSDDAYTPGGLAGKRPDRASLVYSQRCKEAYKHVPIVLGGIEASLRRIAHYDYWQDKVRHSILIDACADILLYGNAERAIVEVAQRLSFGQKIEDITDIRGTAFIRRDTPQGWFEVDSTRIDRPGKIDKIINPYVNTQDTQACAIEQEKGPDEDPNEARVVQILDSPRMTRDKTVIRLPSFEKVRADAVLYAHANRVLHLETNPGNARALVQKHGEVDVWFNPPPIPMTTEEMDYVFGMPYARIPHPAYGKEKIPAYDMIRFSVNIMRGCFGGCTFCSITEHEGRIIQNRSHDSIIREIEEIRDKVPGFTGVISDLGGPTANMYRIACKSPEIESACRKPSCVFPGICPNLNTDHSALIKLYRSARELPGVKKILIASGLRYDLAVESPEYVKELVTHHVGGYLKIAPEHTEEGPLNQMMKPGIGSYDRFKRMFEKYSKEAGKEQYLIPYFIAAHPGTTDEDMINLALWLKGNGFRADQVQAFYPSPMASATAMYHSGKNPLRKVTYKSDPVTIVKSEQQRRLHKAFLRYHDPKGWPMLREALERMGRADLIGSGKHQLIPLHQPSTDSYQSARRKNSTPAGSHKVAKDQKILTQHTGLPPRASDGSNPWDKREQAKAAAFARNQQAAKERKEAAKGGKGGKKPARQPAVPR